A region of Massilia sp. WG5 DNA encodes the following proteins:
- the mutS gene encoding DNA mismatch repair protein MutS, whose amino-acid sequence MNVPHEINAAAAKALATAEKHTPMMQQYLRIKADYPTMLVFYRMGDFYELFFEDAEKAARILGITLTARGTSNGNPIKMAGVPFHSLDPYLAKLVKLGESCAICEQIGDPALAKGPVERKVVRVVTPGTLTDSDLLPEKAERPLLAVCTVPNRKHVTTGLAWLSLASGALKLMEFTADSRSAALRLVQELERIAPAEILRADAIADMFDEAPAGHMQNVPEWHFEVVHGHKALLDQLGVSTLSGFGADGLGAAFGAAGALLRYAQSTQGRGLQHVKSLAVESENEFIGLDAATRRNLELTETIRGMESPTLFSLLDGCRTAMGSRLLRHWIHHARREQSVARGRHEAIAALAEHDACAPLSATLAHVPDVERITTRIALLTARPRDLASLRDGLKQLPVLREGVASCFIPGEGSADRALLRDIHEAIAIPQDCLDLLARAIAEEPAAMVRDGGVFARGFDAELDELRALSENAGQFLVDLETRERARTGIANLRVEYNKVHGFYIEVTNGQADKVPEDYRRRQTLKNCERYITPELKAFEDKALSAQDRALAREKLLYDLLLGELAPHIACLQRVAGGIARIDALVALTAHAVRNNWCRPQLVDAPCLTIVEGRHPVVENQIERFIANDCRLSNDKRLLLITGPNMGGKSTFMRQVALITLLAYVGSYVPATSATIGPIDRIFTRIGASDDLANGRSTFMVEMTESAAILNGATEHSLVLMDEVGRGTSTFDGLALAWAIARHLIDTSRSFTLFATHYFELTQLPDAHPSAANVHLSAVEHKDSIVFLHAVQDGPASQSYGLQVAQLAGVPPAVIRAARKHLARLESQALDATPQLDLFAAAPCDDAGTSQELPQDRPAQAPQAAAAVPAAAESPALTLLDAIDPDALTPREALERLYELKRLASA is encoded by the coding sequence ATGAACGTTCCACACGAAATCAACGCCGCCGCGGCCAAGGCCCTTGCCACCGCCGAAAAGCACACCCCCATGATGCAACAGTACCTGCGCATCAAAGCGGATTACCCGACCATGCTCGTCTTCTACCGCATGGGCGACTTCTACGAGCTGTTCTTCGAAGACGCCGAGAAGGCCGCACGCATCCTGGGCATCACGCTGACGGCGCGCGGCACCTCGAACGGCAATCCGATCAAGATGGCGGGCGTGCCTTTCCACTCGCTCGACCCCTACCTGGCCAAGCTGGTGAAGCTGGGCGAGTCCTGCGCGATCTGCGAACAGATCGGCGACCCGGCCCTGGCCAAGGGCCCGGTCGAACGCAAGGTGGTGCGCGTGGTCACGCCCGGCACCCTCACCGATTCGGACCTGCTGCCGGAGAAGGCCGAGCGTCCGCTGCTGGCCGTGTGCACGGTCCCGAACCGCAAGCATGTGACCACCGGCCTGGCCTGGCTGTCGCTGGCCAGCGGCGCGCTGAAGCTGATGGAATTCACGGCCGACTCGCGGAGCGCCGCCCTGCGCCTGGTGCAGGAGCTGGAGCGCATCGCGCCGGCCGAGATCCTGCGCGCGGACGCCATTGCCGACATGTTCGACGAGGCCCCGGCCGGCCACATGCAGAACGTGCCCGAGTGGCACTTCGAGGTCGTGCACGGCCACAAGGCGCTGCTCGACCAGCTGGGCGTGTCGACCCTGAGCGGCTTCGGCGCGGACGGCCTCGGCGCCGCCTTCGGCGCGGCCGGCGCGCTGCTGCGCTACGCCCAGTCGACCCAGGGTCGCGGCCTGCAGCACGTGAAGAGCCTGGCGGTCGAATCGGAGAACGAATTCATCGGCCTGGACGCCGCCACGCGCCGCAACCTCGAGCTGACCGAGACCATCCGCGGGATGGAATCGCCGACCCTGTTTTCGCTGCTGGACGGCTGCCGCACCGCGATGGGTTCGCGCCTGCTGCGCCACTGGATCCACCACGCCCGGCGCGAGCAGTCGGTGGCGCGCGGCCGCCACGAGGCGATCGCCGCGCTGGCCGAACACGATGCCTGCGCCCCGCTGTCCGCCACGCTGGCGCACGTGCCGGACGTCGAGCGCATCACCACCCGCATCGCCCTGCTGACCGCGCGCCCGCGCGACCTGGCCAGCCTGCGCGACGGCCTGAAACAGCTGCCGGTCCTGCGCGAAGGCGTGGCAAGCTGCTTCATCCCCGGCGAAGGATCAGCTGACCGCGCCCTGCTGCGCGACATCCATGAAGCGATCGCGATTCCGCAGGACTGCCTGGACCTGCTGGCGCGCGCGATCGCGGAAGAGCCGGCGGCCATGGTACGCGACGGCGGCGTGTTCGCGCGCGGCTTCGACGCCGAGCTGGACGAGCTGCGCGCGCTGTCCGAGAACGCCGGCCAGTTCCTGGTCGACCTCGAGACCCGCGAGCGCGCCCGCACCGGCATCGCCAACCTGCGCGTCGAGTACAACAAGGTGCACGGCTTCTACATCGAGGTCACCAACGGCCAGGCCGACAAGGTGCCCGAGGACTACCGCCGCCGCCAGACCCTGAAGAACTGCGAGCGCTACATCACGCCGGAGCTCAAGGCTTTCGAAGACAAGGCCCTGTCGGCGCAGGACCGTGCGCTGGCGCGCGAGAAGCTGCTGTACGACCTGCTGCTGGGCGAACTGGCGCCGCATATCGCCTGCCTGCAAAGGGTCGCCGGCGGCATCGCCCGGATCGACGCGCTGGTGGCGCTGACCGCGCATGCGGTCCGCAACAACTGGTGCCGCCCGCAGCTGGTGGACGCGCCCTGCCTCACCATCGTCGAGGGCCGCCATCCGGTGGTCGAGAACCAGATCGAGCGCTTCATCGCCAACGACTGCCGCCTCTCGAACGACAAGCGCCTGCTCCTGATCACCGGCCCGAACATGGGCGGTAAATCGACCTTCATGCGCCAGGTGGCCCTGATCACGCTGCTGGCCTACGTGGGCAGCTATGTGCCGGCGACCAGCGCGACGATCGGTCCGATCGACCGCATCTTCACCCGCATCGGCGCGTCCGACGACCTGGCCAACGGCCGCTCCACCTTCATGGTCGAGATGACGGAATCGGCGGCGATCCTGAACGGCGCCACCGAGCATTCGCTGGTGCTGATGGACGAAGTCGGACGCGGCACCTCGACCTTCGACGGCCTGGCCCTGGCCTGGGCGATCGCGCGCCACCTGATCGACACCAGCCGCAGCTTCACCCTGTTCGCGACCCACTACTTCGAGCTGACCCAGCTGCCGGACGCCCACCCGAGCGCGGCCAACGTGCACCTGTCGGCGGTCGAGCACAAGGACAGCATCGTGTTCCTGCACGCGGTCCAGGACGGCCCGGCCTCGCAGAGCTACGGCCTGCAGGTGGCGCAGCTGGCCGGCGTGCCGCCGGCGGTGATCCGCGCCGCGCGCAAGCACCTGGCGCGGCTTGAATCGCAGGCCCTGGACGCCACGCCCCAGCTGGACCTGTTCGCGGCGGCGCCGTGCGACGATGCCGGGACTTCGCAGGAGCTGCCGCAGGACCGGCCGGCGCAAGCGCCGCAGGCCGCCGCCGCGGTGCCGGCAGCCGCCGAATCGCCGGCGCTCACCCTGCTGGATGCCATCGACCCGGATGCGCTGACCCCGCGCGAAGCGCTCGAGCGGCTGTACGAGCTCAAGCGCCTGGCCAGCGCATAA
- a CDS encoding peptidylprolyl isomerase, with the protein MKIAQNTVVSVNYKLSDAQNNLIEDGAQPMVYLHGGYENTLPKIEEELDGKEVGYSSTIQIEPEDAFGDYDPSLLKVEERSRLPEPLEVGMQFEGMAEGSEDEPTIFTVTEISDDKVVLDGNHPLAGMALRFDLSVIDVRAATPEEITHGHVHGAHGHHHDDMDDGEEGDHFRSQPLN; encoded by the coding sequence ATGAAGATTGCCCAGAACACGGTCGTATCGGTCAACTACAAGCTGTCCGACGCCCAGAACAACCTGATCGAAGACGGCGCCCAGCCGATGGTGTACCTGCACGGCGGCTACGAGAATACGCTGCCGAAAATCGAAGAGGAACTGGACGGTAAGGAAGTGGGCTATTCGTCGACCATCCAGATCGAGCCGGAAGACGCCTTCGGCGACTACGACCCGAGCCTGCTGAAGGTCGAAGAGCGTTCGCGCCTGCCGGAGCCGCTGGAAGTCGGCATGCAGTTCGAAGGCATGGCCGAAGGCAGCGAAGACGAACCGACGATCTTCACCGTGACCGAAATCTCGGACGACAAGGTCGTGCTCGACGGTAACCACCCGCTGGCCGGCATGGCCCTGCGCTTCGACCTGTCGGTGATCGACGTGCGCGCCGCGACCCCGGAAGAGATCACCCACGGTCACGTGCATGGCGCCCACGGCCACCACCACGACGACATGGATGACGGCGAAGAAGGCGACCATTTCCGCAGCCAGCCGCTGAACTGA
- a CDS encoding cupin domain-containing protein, with protein sequence MKKLQLLGNITPAQFLRDYWHKKPLLIRQAIPDFKPLLKFDKLAELARLNHVESRVVAQTGSEWDMQHGPLQELPPRSQREWTLLVQGVNLHEPKADALLREFRFVPDARLDDLMVSFATDGGGVGPHFDSYDVFLLQAQGRRRWRIGAQQDLSLVEGLPLKILANFEPEEEFVLEPGDMLYLPPHYAHDGIAESECMTYSIGFRSPSFQELGEGFLQFMADSIDLPGRYADPDLQPAKNPAEIPKEMLASVIEELNKVRWDEEDVTIFLGEYLSEPKHNVFFTPVAKPLTVGRFMEQAAKRGLKLSPKTLMLYRGRHVFINGESFELKRADKAVLDQLANQRSLDGGMLEQASDDVLEALYTWYSDGWLELG encoded by the coding sequence ATGAAAAAATTACAGCTCCTCGGGAACATCACTCCCGCCCAGTTTCTCCGCGATTACTGGCACAAGAAGCCGCTGCTGATCCGGCAGGCGATCCCCGATTTCAAACCCCTGCTCAAGTTCGACAAGCTGGCCGAGCTGGCCAGGCTGAACCACGTCGAATCGCGCGTGGTCGCCCAGACCGGCAGCGAGTGGGACATGCAGCACGGCCCGCTGCAGGAACTGCCGCCGCGCAGCCAGCGCGAATGGACCCTGCTGGTGCAGGGCGTCAACCTGCATGAGCCGAAAGCCGACGCCCTGCTGCGCGAATTCCGCTTCGTGCCGGACGCGCGCCTGGACGACCTGATGGTCAGCTTCGCCACCGACGGCGGCGGCGTCGGCCCGCACTTCGATTCCTACGACGTGTTCCTGCTGCAGGCCCAGGGCCGGCGCCGCTGGCGCATCGGCGCCCAGCAGGACCTGAGCCTGGTCGAGGGCTTGCCGCTGAAGATCCTCGCCAACTTCGAACCGGAAGAGGAATTCGTGCTCGAGCCGGGCGACATGCTCTACCTGCCGCCGCACTACGCCCACGACGGCATCGCCGAGAGCGAATGCATGACCTATTCGATCGGCTTCCGCTCGCCCTCCTTCCAGGAACTGGGCGAAGGCTTCCTGCAGTTCATGGCCGACTCCATCGACCTGCCGGGCCGCTATGCCGATCCGGACCTGCAGCCGGCGAAGAACCCGGCCGAGATCCCCAAGGAAATGCTCGCCAGTGTCATCGAAGAATTGAACAAGGTGCGCTGGGACGAGGAAGACGTCACGATCTTCCTCGGCGAATACCTGTCCGAGCCCAAGCACAATGTGTTCTTCACCCCGGTCGCCAAGCCGCTGACCGTGGGCCGCTTCATGGAACAGGCCGCCAAGCGCGGCCTGAAGCTGTCGCCGAAAACGCTGATGCTGTACCGCGGCAGGCACGTGTTCATCAATGGCGAGTCTTTCGAGCTGAAGCGCGCCGACAAGGCGGTGCTCGACCAGCTGGCCAACCAGCGCAGCCTCGACGGCGGCATGCTGGAGCAGGCTTCCGATGACGTGCTGGAAGCGCTCTACACCTGGTATTCGGACGGCTGGCTGGAACTGGGCTGA